Proteins encoded by one window of Clostridium bornimense:
- the murC gene encoding UDP-N-acetylmuramate--L-alanine ligase, with translation MSLNINKDHNIHFIGIGGVSMSGLAEILINRGYNVSGSDMNASPITEHLKKIGATIYIGQKKENLNNVGAVVYTAAISEENEELIAARNLNVPLFNRAEFLGEIMKDFHHNIAVSGTHGKTTTTSMYSHVLLSAKLDPTILVGGKLDIIDGYVRCGKSDFFLTEACEYKASFLSFFPTIGVILNIDADHLDYYKDINEIEETFKKFAHIIPKDGYLIANAEDTKVMEVADTVDCNVISFGINSGDVKAENVSFDERSRGSFDVTYKNEKILSITLKVPGRHNILNALSTIAGSIAMGISYENIKAGLEDFHGTNRRFEYKGKKNGITVIDDYAHHPTEIKATLAAAKNFPHKKLVIAFQPHTYTRTKSLFKEFSEVFDEVDELILADIYAAREKDTGIVSSQMLCDAIKERGVNAINIHSFDEIESYLERTLEEGDLFITVGAGDIFKVGESFLSK, from the coding sequence TATAGGTATTGGTGGAGTTTCCATGAGTGGATTAGCTGAGATTTTAATTAATAGAGGTTATAATGTTTCTGGTTCAGATATGAATGCATCGCCTATAACAGAACATTTAAAGAAAATCGGAGCTACTATATATATAGGACAAAAGAAAGAAAATTTAAATAACGTAGGTGCTGTAGTTTATACCGCTGCTATTAGTGAAGAAAATGAAGAACTTATAGCTGCTCGTAACTTAAATGTACCACTATTTAATAGAGCTGAATTCCTTGGAGAAATCATGAAAGACTTTCATCATAATATAGCTGTATCTGGTACCCATGGTAAAACTACTACTACTTCTATGTATTCTCATGTACTTTTATCAGCAAAACTAGATCCTACTATATTAGTTGGTGGAAAATTAGATATTATAGATGGATATGTTCGCTGCGGTAAATCAGATTTCTTCTTAACAGAAGCTTGTGAATATAAAGCATCATTCTTATCTTTCTTTCCTACAATAGGAGTAATACTAAATATCGATGCTGATCACTTAGATTATTATAAAGATATAAATGAAATAGAAGAAACTTTCAAGAAATTTGCTCATATAATTCCAAAAGACGGATACTTAATTGCTAATGCTGAAGATACAAAAGTTATGGAAGTTGCAGACACTGTAGATTGTAATGTAATATCTTTTGGTATTAATTCAGGTGATGTAAAAGCTGAAAATGTTTCTTTCGATGAAAGAAGCCGTGGTTCTTTTGATGTAACATATAAAAACGAAAAAATACTTTCGATTACATTAAAAGTACCAGGAAGACACAACATATTAAACGCTCTTTCTACAATAGCTGGATCTATAGCTATGGGTATATCTTATGAAAATATCAAAGCTGGTCTTGAAGATTTTCATGGAACTAATAGACGTTTTGAATACAAAGGTAAAAAGAACGGTATAACTGTTATTGATGATTATGCTCATCATCCAACAGAAATAAAAGCAACACTTGCAGCTGCTAAAAATTTTCCTCATAAAAAACTAGTTATAGCTTTTCAACCTCATACTTACACTAGAACTAAAAGTTTATTTAAAGAATTCTCAGAAGTATTTGATGAAGTTGACGAACTAATCTTAGCTGATATTTATGCTGCAAGAGAAAAAGACACCGGAATAGTTTCATCTCAAATGCTTTGTGATGCAATTAAAGAAAGAGGTGTAAACGCAATTAATATTCATAGCTTTGATGAAATAGAATCATATCTAGAAAGGACTCTAGAAGAAGGTGACTTATTTATCACCGTAGGAGCTGGGGACATATTTAAGGTAGGCGAATCTTTTTTAAGTAAATAA
- a CDS encoding chloride channel protein codes for MKKNKIKKYSMDLVKQVFKWLILSIVMGIVIGIVVGSFDIILSYANKFRKSNDWLIYFLPIAGVIISYMYVKVKRNAYSGENLLKSEVQSAAKDIPLYMIPVSFIGSLATTFFGGSAGKDSAGTAMAGTFGDFLARKLKLSDGEQRTLVISGVGAAFGVLYDTPFAGALMGMELVLKGNFHYESLIPAFFTSVISSEVSKLIGVKPIEYPKLDLGKLTIPLLGKLIILGILFGLVGMFFNFIVDNSSKVYGLIIKNPVIKGFIGGVITIVLTLILGKNYNGLGQSVINDAFFSPAHILHFFWKTIFTAVALGSVFQGGRVNPTFFVGATFGSAIASFFGLPLSSVAALGMIGVFCGSHALPITAVAMAIEYFGGGEVLSIIIVMTLTYIVSGFYDILTKRELTKEKSTLFEAAGGKN; via the coding sequence ATGAAAAAAAACAAGATAAAGAAATATAGTATGGATTTAGTAAAACAAGTTTTCAAATGGCTTATTTTAAGCATAGTTATGGGGATAGTTATTGGAATAGTAGTAGGATCTTTTGATATAATATTGAGTTATGCTAATAAATTTAGGAAGAGTAATGACTGGCTAATATATTTCTTACCAATAGCAGGAGTAATAATTAGTTATATGTATGTTAAGGTAAAAAGAAACGCATATTCAGGAGAAAATTTATTAAAGTCAGAAGTACAAAGTGCGGCAAAAGATATACCATTATATATGATTCCAGTAAGTTTTATAGGATCTCTAGCAACAACTTTTTTTGGTGGATCAGCAGGTAAGGATAGTGCAGGTACAGCTATGGCTGGAACTTTTGGAGATTTTTTAGCTAGAAAGTTAAAATTAAGTGATGGAGAACAAAGAACATTGGTTATTAGCGGTGTTGGTGCCGCTTTTGGCGTTCTATATGACACTCCATTTGCAGGTGCATTAATGGGAATGGAACTAGTTCTTAAAGGTAATTTCCACTATGAATCATTAATACCAGCATTTTTTACTAGTGTAATTTCTAGTGAAGTTTCTAAATTAATTGGTGTAAAACCAATAGAGTATCCTAAATTAGATTTAGGAAAATTGACCATTCCTTTATTAGGGAAGCTTATTATTCTTGGTATATTATTTGGATTAGTAGGGATGTTTTTTAATTTTATTGTTGATAATAGTTCTAAGGTTTATGGATTAATAATAAAAAATCCTGTTATAAAAGGCTTTATAGGAGGAGTTATTACAATAGTACTTACATTAATATTAGGGAAAAACTATAATGGATTAGGTCAATCAGTTATTAATGATGCTTTTTTTTCGCCAGCGCATATATTACACTTCTTTTGGAAGACGATATTTACAGCAGTAGCATTAGGTTCTGTTTTTCAAGGAGGACGTGTAAATCCTACATTTTTTGTAGGTGCAACTTTTGGTAGTGCAATAGCTAGTTTTTTTGGATTACCATTATCATCAGTAGCTGCGTTAGGTATGATTGGTGTATTTTGTGGATCACATGCATTACCAATAACAGCAGTTGCTATGGCTATTGAGTATTTTGGTGGTGGAGAGGTTTTATCAATTATTATAGTAATGACTTTAACTTATATTGTGTCAGGATTCTATGATATCTTAACAAAAAGAGAATTAACAAAAGAAAAAAGTACATTATTTGAGGCAGCTGGAGGAAAAAATTAA
- a CDS encoding L-2-amino-thiazoline-4-carboxylic acid hydrolase yields MEGAMEDGQYQTNNKGCIRQVKQYNRLLRKLLVDDFSREALDKMFKDTLDEFKYVLPTIPCVGQKENPHTQKLVIAVYFLTLYKVMKEQGVTPVEMGKIIYDVTIMKVSRRPRILRWAKRKSFFSERNVDALQKLGIESKNNRSKEDFVFDVKIKSEGELCVTYRCCPIIRYYMENGGEELAPYVCTLDIAIGKVLGTGVKVSKTIGWGNNYCDFSYKEGREVNHYDFNKVG; encoded by the coding sequence ATGGAAGGTGCCATGGAAGATGGTCAGTACCAGACCAACAATAAGGGGTGTATAAGACAAGTTAAACAATATAATAGACTATTAAGAAAGTTACTTGTAGATGATTTTTCTAGAGAGGCTTTAGATAAAATGTTTAAGGATACTTTAGATGAGTTTAAATATGTATTACCAACAATACCCTGTGTTGGACAAAAGGAGAATCCTCATACGCAAAAACTTGTAATAGCGGTTTACTTTTTAACGTTGTACAAGGTTATGAAGGAACAAGGTGTGACACCAGTAGAAATGGGAAAAATAATTTATGATGTGACAATCATGAAGGTTAGCAGAAGACCTAGAATTTTAAGATGGGCAAAGAGGAAAAGTTTCTTTTCAGAAAGAAATGTTGATGCATTACAAAAACTAGGAATAGAAAGTAAGAACAATAGGAGTAAAGAGGACTTTGTTTTTGATGTAAAAATTAAAAGTGAAGGAGAACTTTGTGTAACATATAGATGTTGTCCTATTATTAGATATTATATGGAAAATGGCGGAGAAGAATTAGCACCATACGTATGTACTTTAGATATAGCTATAGGAAAAGTATTAGGTACAGGAGTCAAAGTTAGTAAAACTATAGGTTGGGGTAATAATTATTGTGATTTTTCATATAAAGAAGGAAGAGAAGTAAATCATTACGATTTTAATAAAGTTGGATAG
- a CDS encoding putative DNA modification/repair radical SAM protein, whose translation MNINEKLKILSGAAKYDVSCSSSGSNRQNTKNGVGNGSISGICHSYTPDGRCVSLLKILLSNYCIYDCAYCINRNSNDIPRAAFTVDEIVNLTMNFYKRNYIEGLFLSSAIIKSPNHTMELLTRVVEKLRVVEHFNGYIHLKAIPGADDNLIKKAGTFADRMSVNIELPSNESLKLLAPDKEKHDIFTPMKNIKNSIIENTEERKFFKKAPIFVPGGQSTQLIVGATKDSDLKILSLSENLYNKYNLKRVYYSAYIPVNSGSNLPDIKRPPTIREHRLYQADWLLRYYGFSSKELLSIKNPNFDINFDPKTFWAINNLHLFPVEINKASYNILIKVPGIGIRGARKIISARRLSKLSFFDLKKMGITLKRAQYFITCNGKYYGDIKFREDYISLALAPKKDLNIIENKIITQLSFFNDQVNLLDDLNTSITGEL comes from the coding sequence ATGAATATAAATGAAAAGTTAAAAATTTTATCAGGAGCAGCAAAATATGATGTATCTTGTTCCTCTTCTGGCTCCAATAGACAAAATACTAAAAATGGAGTTGGAAATGGTTCTATTAGTGGTATATGCCATAGCTATACTCCAGATGGTCGTTGTGTTTCTCTACTTAAAATATTATTAAGTAACTATTGCATATATGATTGTGCATATTGTATAAATAGAAATTCAAATGACATTCCCAGGGCAGCTTTTACTGTAGATGAAATAGTAAATCTCACAATGAATTTTTATAAAAGAAACTATATCGAAGGGTTATTCTTAAGTTCAGCTATAATTAAAAGTCCAAATCATACTATGGAACTTTTAACTAGAGTAGTAGAAAAATTACGTGTTGTTGAACATTTTAATGGCTACATTCATCTAAAAGCAATACCTGGTGCTGATGATAATCTTATAAAGAAAGCAGGAACTTTTGCTGATAGAATGAGTGTAAATATAGAATTACCTTCTAATGAGTCTTTAAAATTGTTAGCCCCTGACAAGGAGAAACATGATATTTTTACTCCTATGAAAAATATCAAAAATTCAATTATTGAAAATACTGAAGAAAGAAAATTCTTTAAGAAAGCTCCCATCTTTGTCCCCGGTGGTCAAAGTACTCAGTTAATAGTAGGTGCTACTAAAGATAGTGATCTTAAAATATTATCTTTATCTGAAAACTTATATAATAAATACAACTTAAAAAGAGTTTATTACTCAGCATATATCCCTGTTAATTCTGGTAGTAATCTTCCTGATATCAAAAGGCCTCCTACTATACGAGAACATAGATTATATCAAGCTGATTGGCTTCTTAGGTATTATGGATTTTCTTCAAAAGAATTACTAAGTATAAAAAATCCTAATTTTGATATAAACTTTGATCCAAAAACTTTTTGGGCTATAAATAACCTGCACCTGTTTCCTGTGGAAATAAATAAAGCTTCATACAACATATTAATAAAAGTCCCTGGCATAGGAATTCGTGGTGCTAGGAAAATTATTAGCGCAAGACGTCTCAGTAAATTAAGTTTCTTCGACTTAAAAAAAATGGGTATAACTTTAAAAAGAGCACAATATTTTATAACCTGCAATGGAAAATATTACGGGGATATAAAGTTTAGAGAAGATTATATTTCTTTAGCATTAGCACCTAAAAAAGATCTAAACATTATTGAAAATAAGATTATAACTCAACTTTCCTTTTTCAATGACCAAGTTAATTTACTAGATGACCTAAATACATCAATAACAGGAGAATTATAA
- a CDS encoding TIGR03915 family putative DNA repair protein gives MKVLLYDGSFYGLLTSIYHGFYMKEIDIKLYIKDTYNSNFLNMEFYIDTEEAKALKVYNSINDKLGKNILKNVYYLHLAEGDEIPTLIFKYLKLAFKYGPEISLAKNNDIIINVDKYRRRVSLEAHRFTGFVRFKAIGENHYYSRISPDHNILPLIIDHFINRFRNQNFIIHDTKRELAIIYNMSQGIITDFSKEQGDYLFHNSFDKNYENLWKTFYSSVNIVERNNPRAQRNYIPSRYFKYLTEID, from the coding sequence ATGAAAGTATTATTATATGATGGTTCATTTTATGGATTATTAACATCAATATATCATGGATTTTATATGAAAGAAATCGATATAAAATTATATATAAAAGATACCTATAACTCTAACTTCTTAAATATGGAGTTTTATATAGATACTGAAGAAGCAAAAGCATTAAAAGTATATAACTCCATTAATGATAAACTAGGTAAAAATATATTAAAAAACGTATATTATCTTCATCTAGCCGAAGGGGATGAAATCCCTACCTTAATATTTAAATATTTAAAGTTAGCCTTTAAATATGGACCTGAAATTTCACTAGCTAAAAATAACGATATTATTATTAATGTAGATAAGTATCGTCGTAGAGTATCTCTTGAAGCTCATCGCTTTACTGGATTCGTTAGATTTAAAGCTATAGGAGAAAATCACTACTACTCTAGAATTTCTCCTGATCATAATATACTTCCCCTTATAATTGATCACTTTATTAATAGATTTAGAAATCAAAATTTTATCATTCATGATACAAAAAGAGAACTAGCTATTATTTATAATATGTCTCAGGGTATTATTACTGATTTTTCTAAAGAACAAGGAGATTATCTTTTCCACAATAGCTTTGATAAAAACTATGAAAACCTGTGGAAAACTTTCTATTCTTCTGTGAATATTGTGGAAAGAAATAATCCAAGAGCTCAAAGAAATTATATTCCCTCTAGATATTTTAAATATCTAACAGAAATAGATTGA
- a CDS encoding TraB/GumN family protein translates to MKKSRKYLYSFLLLSLFFCQLVSNNLINPHKINNENYLSTKTLATAAAKNTETRTTSKPTTKGYLWKATKDSKEIYLIGTIHCSDPNYDFYNDELLKIINKCDTLAVEINPTMAETLGMSMKLLCPAGDTIESQLTDEEIFKLKTLCMDYNLNYSILKTMNSTGICMNLNNLSCINSGLTGEGLDNTLMAKFKCSNKNIIQLESIDLQFDRLSKLYDISTLKEILNSYKSNTRNNSSEDNNNRVLFTAFINGDEHYMLDSIELSKKCPKEYDLLIKSRNENMVDEIERNISNNKNLAVAVGALHYFGEDGIINQLQNKGYTIEKIKTT, encoded by the coding sequence ATGAAAAAATCAAGAAAATATCTATATAGTTTTTTATTATTGTCACTGTTCTTTTGTCAATTAGTATCTAATAATCTCATAAACCCGCATAAAATAAATAATGAAAATTATTTATCTACCAAAACTTTAGCAACTGCTGCTGCTAAAAATACAGAAACAAGAACAACTTCTAAGCCTACTACTAAAGGCTATCTTTGGAAAGCTACGAAAGACTCTAAGGAAATTTATCTTATAGGTACCATACATTGCAGTGATCCCAACTATGATTTTTACAATGATGAACTCCTAAAGATAATTAATAAATGTGATACATTAGCTGTAGAGATAAATCCTACTATGGCTGAAACATTAGGTATGTCAATGAAACTTTTATGCCCCGCCGGCGATACTATAGAATCACAATTAACTGATGAGGAAATCTTTAAACTTAAAACTCTTTGTATGGATTATAATCTAAATTATTCTATACTAAAAACTATGAATTCTACAGGTATCTGTATGAATCTTAACAACTTAAGCTGCATAAATTCAGGATTAACTGGCGAAGGTTTAGATAATACATTAATGGCTAAGTTTAAATGCTCAAATAAAAATATAATCCAATTAGAATCTATAGATCTTCAATTTGATAGATTAAGTAAACTATATGATATCTCCACATTAAAAGAAATACTAAACTCTTATAAGAGTAATACTAGAAATAATTCCAGTGAAGATAATAATAATAGAGTATTATTTACTGCTTTTATTAATGGAGATGAACATTATATGCTAGATTCAATTGAACTTTCAAAGAAATGTCCTAAAGAATATGACTTACTAATAAAATCTAGAAATGAAAATATGGTAGATGAAATAGAAAGAAATATCTCCAATAATAAAAATCTTGCTGTTGCTGTAGGTGCTCTTCATTACTTTGGTGAAGATGGTATAATAAATCAGTTGCAAAATAAAGGATATACTATTGAAAAAATTAAAACTACATAA
- a CDS encoding MATE family efflux transporter: MKKIFKDKKFLKTVFALALPITLQSFITSSLNLIDNVMVGRLGETSIASVGLANQYIFVFTLCIFGINSGASIFMSQFWGKKDLKSIKTFLGVDISVGLIASILFAIGAGIFPNVIMNFFSNDPEVISRGIQYLRIVAISCIFVNFTQGYSSALRSTGQVKLPMYASLIGVASNAILNWIFIFGRFGSPAMGVNGAALATTIARLIEMIFIVSVVYLKNNIVAAKLKEMINFKISTIKTYFITSWSVIVNELVWSLGLTAYSIAYAKIGTNAVATMQIANTLNNMFLVLLSGMASAAAIIIGNNIGAGKEETAREYSHNIAKLSVIVGFALGIVVWVTAPLVLKPFSVTSDTYFDTIKVLRVMAIFFTLRSYNLVMIVGVFRGGGDTTYAMILQGCTIWFYSVPLSFIGAMVLKLPIAGVFALLTTEEIIKAILQTRRLKSGKWLKNVISNI, from the coding sequence ATGAAGAAAATTTTTAAAGATAAGAAATTTTTAAAGACAGTATTTGCGTTAGCATTACCTATTACACTTCAGAGTTTTATTACATCTTCATTGAATTTAATAGATAATGTCATGGTTGGTAGACTTGGCGAAACATCTATAGCATCAGTTGGATTAGCTAATCAGTATATATTTGTATTTACATTATGTATATTTGGAATAAACTCTGGAGCAAGTATATTTATGTCTCAATTTTGGGGCAAAAAGGACCTTAAGAGTATAAAAACATTCTTAGGGGTAGATATATCAGTAGGACTTATAGCATCTATTTTATTTGCTATTGGTGCAGGTATATTTCCTAATGTAATAATGAATTTTTTCTCAAATGACCCTGAAGTTATTTCAAGAGGAATTCAGTATTTAAGAATAGTAGCTATAAGCTGTATTTTTGTTAATTTTACTCAAGGTTATTCATCAGCATTAAGAAGTACGGGACAAGTTAAACTACCAATGTATGCAAGTTTAATAGGGGTGGCATCAAATGCAATATTAAATTGGATTTTCATATTTGGAAGGTTTGGTTCACCAGCAATGGGAGTTAATGGAGCTGCTTTAGCTACTACCATAGCTAGACTAATAGAGATGATATTTATAGTTTCTGTCGTTTATCTAAAAAATAATATTGTGGCGGCTAAGCTAAAAGAGATGATAAACTTTAAAATAAGTACTATAAAAACATATTTTATAACATCTTGGTCTGTTATAGTTAATGAATTAGTATGGTCTTTAGGGTTAACAGCATATTCTATTGCTTATGCAAAAATAGGAACAAATGCTGTAGCTACTATGCAAATAGCTAATACTTTAAATAATATGTTTTTAGTACTTTTATCAGGAATGGCTAGTGCTGCGGCAATAATTATTGGGAATAATATAGGAGCAGGAAAAGAAGAAACTGCTAGAGAATATTCTCACAATATTGCAAAATTATCTGTAATAGTAGGGTTTGCTCTTGGAATAGTAGTATGGGTAACTGCGCCATTGGTATTGAAACCATTTAGTGTAACTAGTGATACTTATTTTGATACGATAAAAGTTCTTAGAGTGATGGCTATATTCTTTACGTTAAGATCATATAACCTTGTTATGATAGTAGGAGTTTTCAGAGGAGGCGGAGACACTACTTATGCAATGATTTTACAAGGGTGTACAATATGGTTTTATTCAGTACCATTATCATTTATTGGAGCTATGGTTTTAAAATTGCCTATAGCAGGAGTTTTTGCATTATTAACAACAGAAGAAATTATTAAGGCAATTTTACAAACACGAAGATTAAAATCAGGAAAGTGGCTAAAGAATGTTATTAGTAATATTTAA
- the hisJ gene encoding histidinol-phosphatase HisJ, whose translation MKNKKIIRDGHIHSPYCPHGSKDSFSMYIDKAIEMGLEEITFTEHMPFPVVFMDEELLKGCSPSEEEIKKYFNELLELKKAYSEKIKINIGLEVDYIEGYENETRDFLDKYGSKLDDSILSVHFLKIGDEYYAMDYSTEIFGQLVEKLGGVKEVYDKYFETVIKSIRAELGTYKPRRIGHPTLVRLFNKKYPIDYDNIQLLEVMAKEIKERGYEIDFNTAGMRKEYCLEPYPFGAFSELVDKYNIKKVYGSDSHLSSDVGRFFENY comes from the coding sequence ATGAAAAATAAAAAGATAATAAGAGATGGTCATATACATTCACCATATTGTCCTCATGGATCTAAAGATTCTTTTAGTATGTACATAGATAAGGCAATAGAGATGGGGTTAGAAGAAATAACATTTACCGAGCATATGCCATTTCCAGTAGTTTTTATGGATGAAGAGCTTTTAAAGGGATGCTCTCCATCTGAAGAAGAAATTAAGAAGTATTTTAATGAATTACTAGAGTTAAAGAAGGCTTATAGTGAAAAGATTAAAATCAATATAGGGTTAGAAGTAGATTACATAGAGGGGTATGAAAACGAAACAAGAGATTTCTTGGACAAGTATGGAAGTAAGTTAGATGATTCTATATTATCTGTCCATTTTCTAAAAATAGGTGATGAATATTATGCGATGGATTATAGTACTGAAATTTTTGGTCAGTTAGTAGAGAAGCTAGGTGGAGTAAAAGAAGTTTATGATAAATATTTTGAAACAGTTATTAAGTCTATAAGGGCTGAGCTAGGAACATATAAACCTAGAAGAATAGGTCATCCTACATTAGTTAGATTATTTAACAAGAAATATCCGATAGATTATGATAATATTCAATTGTTAGAAGTGATGGCTAAAGAAATAAAGGAGAGAGGATACGAGATTGATTTTAATACAGCTGGCATGAGAAAGGAATATTGTCTAGAACCATATCCATTTGGAGCATTTAGTGAATTAGTGGATAAGTATAATATAAAAAAAGTTTATGGTTCTGATTCACACCTATCATCAGATGTAGGAAGATTTTTTGAAAATTATTAA
- a CDS encoding PHP-associated domain-containing protein: MNIDFHVHGLLSKKKDFNEKFFLEEINSAKSNNIEGIILCEHFQAIAFNDIYKYLEVNYPYKNGRYLVNGISIFPAMEVSIKDGGHIILSGGMDDIIDIHEILMNNIEKENFIEFEDLLNLGDRYNCLKIGAHPFRKGQKLSKKPYELLGRLDCFELNAKDIYKKGEIEVKEKVISLGEKVDKPIVGGSDSHTALQIGAIKTKIDRQCCNVIDIKESIKINCDVEVSPSLEFKVFTSKILKRYLSATAKNYNRETSFKI, encoded by the coding sequence ATGAACATTGATTTTCATGTTCATGGATTATTAAGTAAAAAGAAAGACTTTAATGAGAAATTTTTTTTAGAGGAGATTAATAGTGCTAAATCAAACAATATAGAAGGAATTATTCTTTGTGAGCATTTTCAAGCTATAGCTTTTAATGATATATATAAATATTTAGAAGTTAACTATCCCTACAAAAATGGTAGATATTTAGTTAATGGAATTTCTATATTTCCAGCTATGGAGGTAAGTATAAAGGATGGCGGTCATATAATTTTATCTGGGGGAATGGATGATATCATAGATATTCATGAGATATTAATGAATAATATAGAAAAAGAAAATTTTATTGAGTTTGAAGATTTATTGAATCTAGGAGATAGATATAATTGCCTTAAGATAGGAGCACATCCTTTTAGAAAAGGTCAAAAGCTATCTAAAAAACCTTATGAACTTTTAGGTAGATTAGATTGTTTTGAGCTAAATGCTAAGGATATTTATAAAAAGGGAGAAATAGAAGTAAAGGAAAAGGTAATAAGTCTTGGAGAAAAAGTAGATAAACCTATAGTAGGAGGTAGTGATAGTCATACTGCATTGCAAATTGGTGCAATTAAAACTAAGATAGATAGACAGTGTTGTAATGTAATAGATATAAAAGAGTCTATAAAAATCAATTGTGATGTAGAGGTATCTCCATCATTAGAGTTTAAAGTTTTTACATCAAAGATTCTAAAAAGATATCTTTCAGCAACAGCAAAAAATTATAATAGAGAAACGAGTTTTAAAATATAA
- the treR gene encoding trehalose operon repressor: MDKKYLKMYNIIVNKIENRDYQTNDKLPSEKELMNQYSVSRDTVRKALNMLEQNGYIQKSKGKGSFVLDINKFNFPSSGVVSFKELAEKYSSNIETFVEVLECIYPNKNIAKGLETSESEKTWKVVRTRSFDGEKVILDKDYILKKFVDELTYDVCKDSLYEYIENVLGLKIAYAKREITVQNATEEDKKYLDMKGFEMIVVVRSYTYLDDTSLFQYTESRHRPDKFIFVDFARRHQC; this comes from the coding sequence GTGGATAAAAAATATTTGAAAATGTATAACATTATAGTAAATAAAATAGAAAATAGAGATTATCAAACAAATGATAAGTTACCTTCAGAAAAAGAGTTAATGAATCAATATAGTGTATCAAGAGATACTGTGAGAAAAGCTTTAAATATGTTGGAGCAAAATGGATATATACAAAAAAGTAAAGGAAAAGGTTCTTTTGTATTAGATATAAATAAATTTAATTTTCCATCATCAGGAGTAGTAAGTTTTAAGGAACTTGCTGAAAAATATAGTAGTAATATAGAGACTTTTGTTGAGGTATTAGAATGTATATATCCAAATAAAAATATAGCAAAAGGTTTAGAAACAAGTGAAAGTGAAAAAACATGGAAAGTTGTTAGAACAAGATCTTTTGATGGAGAAAAAGTAATATTGGATAAAGATTATATTCTTAAGAAGTTTGTGGATGAACTTACATATGACGTGTGTAAGGATTCCTTATATGAATATATAGAAAATGTATTAGGATTAAAAATCGCATATGCAAAAAGAGAGATAACAGTTCAAAATGCCACTGAGGAAGATAAGAAATATCTAGATATGAAAGGTTTTGAGATGATAGTAGTAGTAAGAAGTTATACATATCTAGATGATACAAGTTTATTTCAATATACTGAATCAAGGCATAGACCAGATAAGTTTATATTTGTGGATTTTGCAAGAAGGCATCAATGTTAA